The Periplaneta americana isolate PAMFEO1 chromosome 2, P.americana_PAMFEO1_priV1, whole genome shotgun sequence genome has a window encoding:
- the LOC138694359 gene encoding uncharacterized protein — protein sequence MRLPANEGRTTHPSVCMNLRQKIRNLNENAVERDLYNKKITSLDTEINTLKNCIEHLSTVDRENALLKGQATQLLSIIVDQGYDMKQILTHQLPLSTDKKQASQVECDNKDLCLMDAISKLQHMLK from the exons ATGCGATTGCCTGCAAATGAGGGTAGAACAACTCACCCAAGTGTGTGTATGAATCTCCGACAAAAGATCAGAAACCTCAATGAGAATGCAGTAGAGAGggatttgtataataaaaaaataacatcttTGGACACAGAAATCAATACCCTGAAGAACTGCATTGAACATCTGAGCACAGTTGACAGGGAGAATGCTCTGTTGAAGGGTCAGGCCACACAGCTTCTGAGCATCATCGTGGATCAGGGTTACGATATGAAGCAGATTCTTACACACCAACTCCCACTGAGCACTGATAAGAAACAG gCATCGCAAGTAGAATGTGACAACAAAGACTTGTGCCTGATGGATGCTATCAGCAAGCTGCAACATATGCTCAAATAG